One part of the Paenibacillus silvisoli genome encodes these proteins:
- a CDS encoding (Fe-S)-binding protein — protein sequence MANSLASMLEAKNGGGSCSELAATLKNTLDYDQLTNCMRCGFCLPACPTFRETGIEAESPRGRIALMKAVADGLMDPDYAFETQMNHCLGCRACEPACPADVKYGQLLEQARDSVERHTVNHRWWVKLARKTAFDGVFPHQGRMRFLGGALQAYQRSGLRKLVRGSGLLKLFPKHMEQMERILPDASYRGVLEQMGSLHRAAGERVGTVGLFRGCIMDVLFTETNKHTVELLNAAGFDVVIPDTQNCCGALHAHSGEQAGAKELAKRNIAAFRAAGVDWIVSNAGGCGALLVEYDHLLHDEPEWAEGAAWFAKRTLDVSKLLVEHGRLQASAAAAVAAGKTQATAPSCGGSCGSGISFASADKVRITYQDSCHLRNVMRSPEAPRKLMRSVANAEFVELYESDRCCGSAGIYNLTQPDMAGQILDHKMDHVKRTEAHYLLTSNPGCLLQMKLGIEKHGMSGRMQAVHLVDFLHERLCKTEH from the coding sequence ATGGCTAACTCGCTCGCGTCCATGCTGGAGGCGAAAAACGGCGGCGGATCGTGCAGCGAGCTGGCCGCGACGCTGAAAAACACGCTCGACTACGATCAGCTGACGAACTGCATGCGCTGCGGCTTCTGCCTCCCGGCTTGCCCGACGTTCCGCGAGACCGGCATTGAAGCGGAATCGCCGCGCGGTCGAATTGCCCTCATGAAGGCGGTCGCCGACGGGCTCATGGATCCGGACTACGCCTTCGAGACGCAGATGAACCATTGCCTCGGCTGCCGCGCCTGCGAGCCGGCCTGTCCGGCCGACGTGAAGTACGGCCAGCTGCTGGAGCAGGCACGCGACTCGGTCGAGCGCCACACGGTGAACCATCGCTGGTGGGTGAAGCTGGCGCGGAAAACGGCGTTCGACGGCGTCTTCCCGCATCAGGGCCGGATGCGCTTCCTTGGCGGAGCGCTGCAAGCGTATCAGCGCTCGGGGCTGCGCAAGCTGGTTCGCGGCAGCGGATTGCTAAAGCTGTTTCCGAAGCATATGGAGCAGATGGAGCGTATTCTGCCTGACGCTTCCTATCGCGGCGTATTGGAGCAGATGGGCTCCTTGCACCGTGCGGCCGGCGAGCGAGTCGGGACGGTCGGCTTGTTCCGGGGCTGCATCATGGATGTGCTGTTTACGGAAACGAACAAGCATACGGTGGAATTATTAAACGCGGCAGGCTTCGACGTCGTCATTCCCGATACGCAAAACTGCTGCGGCGCGCTCCACGCGCACAGCGGGGAGCAGGCCGGGGCGAAGGAGCTGGCGAAGCGCAACATCGCGGCGTTCCGCGCGGCCGGCGTCGATTGGATCGTTTCCAATGCCGGCGGCTGCGGCGCGCTGCTGGTGGAGTACGATCATTTGCTGCACGATGAGCCCGAATGGGCGGAAGGCGCCGCATGGTTTGCGAAGCGCACGCTTGACGTGAGCAAGCTGCTCGTCGAGCACGGCCGCCTGCAAGCCTCGGCAGCGGCGGCCGTGGCGGCCGGCAAGACGCAGGCGACCGCGCCGAGCTGCGGCGGCTCCTGCGGAAGCGGCATCAGCTTCGCATCCGCGGACAAGGTGCGCATTACGTACCAGGATTCCTGTCATTTGCGCAACGTGATGCGTTCCCCCGAGGCTCCCCGCAAGCTGATGCGCAGCGTCGCGAACGCGGAGTTCGTCGAGCTGTATGAATCCGATCGCTGCTGCGGCTCGGCCGGGATTTACAATTTGACACAGCCGGACATGGCGGGCCAAATTCTCGATCACAAAATGGATCACGTGAAGCGCACCGAGGCGCACTATCTGCTTACAAGCAATCCGGGCTGCCTGCTTCAGATGAAGCTGGGCATTGAGAAGCACGGCATGAGCGGCCGGATGCAGGCCGTTCATTTGGTTGATTTTCTGCATGAACGGCTATGTAAGACAGAGCATTGA
- a CDS encoding YncE family protein has protein sequence MPVYDTGAIQNAQTSRIVSLSVRVFNTGRQPAIAGIEAYTINPPGDGFAAKTFYAVNLVSLNPIGEAGSSFTLGNVFANLDVFGIRVSTSGLGGSTVAVAIAATRENGLVEPYFLEGEVTTVDELLFAYVANNEPNVSVFNTGNHTLVKTIETATDSFRVAVAPDGTRVYVSDSNRSVYAIDTQTNTVIATITFPVTAGVGGLAVTPNGARVYVLCNGDDTIRIVGTATNTITGFIVLAPLSKPERIVFNTDGSRAYVCNSNADTVTVIDTATETIITDIPLVVGANPVSLAIHPEGTFVYTANQGTSGTSVIDTSVNAVVASISFPVGNNPAGVAITPDGSRLYFSMSSDEVLLFNPQTLTFVQSIILPTGDTPTSLAVTPDSSELLIACFNRACVKVASTETGEIVAIMPAGLNPDDIAITPVLLF, from the coding sequence ATGCCCGTCTATGATACTGGAGCGATTCAAAATGCGCAGACTTCGCGCATTGTCAGTCTATCCGTCCGCGTGTTCAATACGGGGCGTCAACCGGCTATTGCAGGCATCGAAGCGTATACCATTAATCCTCCGGGTGACGGGTTTGCAGCCAAAACGTTTTACGCGGTAAATCTGGTTTCGCTGAACCCGATCGGTGAAGCCGGCTCATCGTTCACGCTCGGAAATGTGTTCGCGAATTTGGATGTGTTCGGCATTCGCGTCTCGACGAGCGGACTCGGGGGTTCTACGGTGGCGGTCGCTATCGCGGCAACAAGAGAGAACGGGCTTGTCGAGCCTTATTTCCTGGAAGGCGAAGTGACGACAGTCGATGAGCTGCTGTTTGCTTATGTGGCGAATAACGAGCCTAACGTCTCGGTTTTCAATACCGGAAACCACACGCTCGTCAAAACGATCGAAACCGCGACCGATTCGTTCCGTGTCGCCGTTGCTCCGGACGGCACGCGCGTCTATGTCTCGGATAGCAATAGGAGCGTCTATGCTATCGATACCCAAACCAATACCGTTATCGCTACGATTACGTTTCCGGTAACGGCCGGCGTAGGCGGGCTGGCCGTTACGCCTAACGGAGCGCGCGTCTATGTGTTATGCAACGGCGATGACACCATCCGAATCGTCGGCACGGCGACGAATACGATAACCGGCTTTATTGTACTCGCCCCGCTCAGCAAACCTGAACGGATCGTCTTTAACACGGATGGTTCCCGTGCCTACGTATGCAACTCGAACGCCGATACCGTCACTGTCATCGATACCGCGACGGAAACGATTATTACGGATATCCCTCTCGTTGTCGGAGCGAACCCCGTATCGCTTGCCATTCATCCGGAAGGCACGTTCGTGTATACGGCCAACCAAGGGACCAGCGGAACATCCGTTATCGATACGTCAGTCAATGCGGTAGTCGCCTCGATCAGCTTCCCCGTCGGCAATAACCCTGCAGGCGTCGCGATCACTCCGGATGGGTCGCGGTTGTATTTTTCGATGAGTTCGGATGAAGTCTTGCTCTTTAACCCGCAAACGCTGACCTTTGTGCAGTCCATTATCCTTCCGACCGGTGACACGCCGACGAGCCTTGCCGTTACGCCGGATTCCTCGGAACTGCTCATCGCCTGCTTCAACAGAGCTTGCGTCAAAGTGGCATCGACGGAAACGGGCGAAATCGTCGCGATCATGCCGGCCGGTTTGAACCCTGACGATATCGCGATTACGCCGGTACTCTTATTCTAA
- a CDS encoding S-layer homology domain-containing protein yields the protein MRLMKSKLYALLLVLALVAGTGSFGAVAAAADETPAADTALFNFEEGNTHGFTVSNGSVEVDPTQAFAGQSSLKVNFTGEDMAELGLDRPGGDIPAGTQIEYRIFIPEGTNLNLQPYIFGAGWAWNGQWNQGGGEKGKWITLNVGFTNGAAPPEKLGIQIFPEGPGHIWVDSITYPGFGVPPDEEPPTAPANITASVTTSTEITLNWDASSDNVGVVDYEVYVNGSRAGVVTGTTFTASGLQPRHVYEVRVKAYDDLGNSAWSEPVTASTASAGATVTAAFNENTRKVSITGTVSSGQGHQVTVLVKDPQQNMHYLDQQTLKAAGNYAFEFGAVQALPGAYQVTISADGIDAVATASFVVPGSTGGTPPVQPTDPKPNSSLTVNADSFNNPKDGKISFSLPAGKNELILPRNAFELADGNAILISAGEATLTIPPSVLKSLGQLTQDQGASLSIRMKALTESEAAGLAGSSSAFRIAGSYYSFEASAIKGSGEAVKLTNFEEPVEVAFAYESDNVDENLLGVYYYNPAAKKWEYCGGTVDASNHRIAASLSHFSTYAVMEYKKAYADVSSERWSHDAITVLSAKHLVNGKTDDRFAPTETTTRAEFSAMLARLLGLSGESGTPFADVKKEAWYADSVASLYKAKLITGKSSDRFAPNEVVTREEMAVLLVRAFAYATGKELAASGSLTFSDKDQISAWASKEVTAAVDAELMAGTGNGLFAPQAVTSREQTAQAIYNFLKLLALTVK from the coding sequence ATGCGATTGATGAAAAGCAAACTATACGCCCTGCTGCTCGTCCTGGCGCTTGTCGCCGGCACCGGATCCTTTGGGGCGGTCGCTGCGGCCGCTGATGAAACGCCGGCAGCGGACACAGCTTTGTTTAACTTTGAAGAAGGCAATACGCATGGCTTTACCGTTTCGAACGGCAGCGTCGAGGTCGATCCGACGCAAGCTTTTGCAGGACAGAGCTCGCTGAAAGTGAATTTCACCGGGGAGGACATGGCTGAGCTGGGCCTCGACCGTCCAGGTGGAGATATTCCGGCAGGCACTCAAATTGAATACCGCATCTTTATTCCCGAGGGTACGAACCTCAACCTTCAACCGTATATTTTCGGTGCAGGATGGGCTTGGAACGGTCAGTGGAATCAAGGCGGCGGCGAGAAAGGCAAATGGATCACGCTGAACGTTGGGTTCACTAACGGTGCTGCCCCGCCGGAAAAGCTGGGGATTCAAATTTTTCCGGAAGGTCCCGGACATATTTGGGTTGACAGCATTACGTATCCCGGGTTTGGAGTGCCGCCGGATGAAGAGCCTCCGACCGCGCCCGCGAATATTACGGCGAGCGTAACAACGTCGACCGAGATTACGCTAAATTGGGACGCCTCTTCCGATAATGTCGGCGTGGTCGACTATGAAGTTTATGTAAATGGATCTCGCGCCGGCGTGGTAACGGGTACGACTTTCACCGCGAGCGGCTTGCAGCCGAGGCACGTCTACGAGGTTAGGGTCAAAGCTTACGATGATCTGGGCAACTCCGCTTGGAGCGAGCCTGTGACGGCCTCCACTGCATCGGCGGGCGCGACGGTCACGGCGGCATTTAACGAAAACACGCGGAAGGTGAGCATAACGGGAACCGTTAGCTCGGGCCAAGGGCACCAGGTAACCGTTCTTGTAAAGGATCCGCAGCAGAATATGCATTATTTGGATCAGCAAACGTTGAAAGCCGCCGGAAACTATGCTTTCGAATTTGGAGCAGTCCAGGCGCTTCCGGGGGCCTATCAGGTGACGATTAGCGCGGATGGGATCGATGCCGTCGCGACGGCGTCATTCGTAGTGCCTGGTTCAACCGGCGGCACGCCTCCGGTACAGCCGACCGATCCGAAGCCAAACAGCAGCCTCACGGTAAACGCGGATAGCTTCAATAATCCGAAGGATGGGAAAATTTCATTCAGCTTGCCGGCAGGTAAAAATGAACTCATCCTGCCTCGGAATGCTTTCGAGCTTGCGGACGGCAATGCAATCCTAATAAGCGCCGGGGAAGCGACCCTTACGATTCCGCCGTCCGTATTGAAATCGTTGGGTCAATTGACGCAAGATCAAGGCGCGAGCCTATCCATTCGAATGAAAGCTTTGACGGAAAGCGAAGCAGCCGGACTTGCCGGATCGAGTTCCGCGTTCCGAATCGCCGGCAGCTATTACAGCTTTGAGGCGTCAGCCATCAAAGGCAGCGGAGAAGCTGTGAAGCTGACGAACTTCGAAGAGCCGGTAGAAGTCGCCTTTGCGTATGAGAGCGACAACGTTGACGAGAATCTGCTAGGCGTATACTACTACAATCCTGCAGCTAAGAAGTGGGAGTATTGCGGAGGAACCGTAGATGCTTCGAATCATCGAATTGCGGCCAGTTTGTCCCACTTCAGCACCTACGCCGTCATGGAGTATAAAAAAGCATATGCGGATGTTTCTTCGGAACGCTGGTCGCACGATGCGATCACCGTCTTATCGGCGAAACATTTGGTGAATGGGAAAACGGACGATCGCTTTGCTCCGACAGAGACGACGACTAGAGCGGAATTCTCGGCTATGCTTGCCCGATTGCTAGGCTTGTCCGGCGAAAGCGGAACGCCGTTCGCAGACGTGAAGAAAGAAGCATGGTATGCGGATTCCGTAGCCTCCTTATACAAGGCAAAGCTGATTACAGGTAAGAGCTCGGATCGATTCGCGCCGAATGAAGTTGTAACCCGCGAGGAAATGGCCGTATTGCTCGTGAGGGCGTTTGCTTATGCGACCGGTAAGGAGCTCGCTGCTTCAGGCAGTCTAACGTTCTCGGATAAAGATCAAATATCCGCGTGGGCGTCCAAAGAGGTTACGGCAGCCGTCGATGCAGAACTTATGGCAGGCACGGGCAACGGTCTATTTGCTCCGCAAGCAGTTACAAGCCGTGAGCAGACCGCGCAAGCCATCTATAATTTCCTCAAATTGCTGGCGCTAACTGTGAAATAA
- a CDS encoding Gfo/Idh/MocA family protein: MTQLPIRLAIVGGNRGGTFDQSLNIFKDKIRLTAVCDLDEGVLKQWLERYPGAKGYTSYDRLLDDPDIDAVFLATPVPLHAKQAVAAMKAGKHVLSEVIAATSLEECWELVETVETTGLTYMLAENYCYMRPNMMVHNLVNQGLFGELTYAEGAYLHDCRNITHYADGSLTWRGAHKKDSNYLSYPTHSLGPIAQWFGINKPGGDELATMCTFTTQEASAHRYFQEVFGDDHPGAKKGYWKQGDSATALIQTKKSALIQLRMDVRSPRPHNMTHYALQGSNGAYESARHRNEDPLLWIKGLSPGTSVWEPGCIEAEWEPLWKHAPEYEHASWKKWKGTADLSGHGGGDFFILEEFSDAIIEKRRPAIDVYDAVTWSCVAPLSLQSVMQGNKPVSFPRFNKNSISTTE; the protein is encoded by the coding sequence ATGACCCAATTACCTATAAGGCTGGCGATCGTCGGAGGCAATCGCGGAGGCACCTTTGATCAATCCCTGAACATCTTCAAAGATAAAATAAGGCTGACTGCCGTTTGCGACCTCGATGAAGGCGTGCTTAAGCAATGGCTGGAACGTTATCCTGGCGCAAAGGGCTATACAAGCTATGATCGTTTGCTCGACGACCCGGACATCGATGCGGTGTTTCTGGCTACGCCTGTTCCGTTGCATGCCAAGCAAGCCGTTGCGGCTATGAAAGCGGGAAAGCACGTGCTTAGCGAGGTTATTGCGGCGACAAGTCTGGAAGAATGCTGGGAACTCGTCGAAACCGTGGAGACAACCGGTCTCACCTATATGCTAGCCGAAAACTATTGCTACATGCGTCCGAACATGATGGTACACAACCTGGTGAACCAAGGTCTCTTCGGAGAGCTGACTTATGCCGAAGGCGCCTATCTCCACGATTGCCGAAATATCACTCACTACGCGGACGGCAGTCTAACCTGGCGCGGGGCGCACAAAAAGGATTCTAATTACCTCAGCTACCCTACCCATTCGTTAGGCCCGATTGCGCAATGGTTCGGCATCAACAAGCCAGGCGGCGATGAACTTGCCACGATGTGCACGTTTACGACGCAGGAAGCTTCCGCTCATCGTTATTTCCAGGAAGTATTCGGAGACGATCACCCTGGGGCAAAAAAAGGGTATTGGAAGCAAGGCGATTCGGCAACCGCGCTGATTCAGACGAAAAAAAGCGCGCTCATCCAATTAAGAATGGATGTTAGATCACCGAGGCCGCACAATATGACTCACTATGCCCTGCAAGGCTCGAATGGGGCGTATGAGTCGGCGCGGCATCGGAATGAAGATCCGTTGCTCTGGATCAAAGGGCTTTCCCCTGGAACCTCGGTCTGGGAGCCAGGCTGCATCGAGGCAGAATGGGAGCCATTGTGGAAGCATGCTCCCGAGTATGAGCACGCTTCGTGGAAGAAGTGGAAGGGGACGGCGGACTTATCCGGACACGGTGGCGGTGATTTCTTCATTCTGGAAGAATTCAGTGACGCGATTATCGAGAAGCGCCGGCCGGCGATCGACGTCTATGACGCTGTCACCTGGAGCTGCGTAGCCCCTCTCTCCCTGCAGTCTGTTATGCAAGGCAATAAGCCGGTGTCTTTCCCTCGGTTCAATAAGAACTCAATTTCCACGACCGAATAA
- a CDS encoding GntR family transcriptional regulator, which translates to MWIPIQLNEHSAEPLYHQIEVQLRAFIVSGQMPEGTMLPSIRELAQLTKCSVITVRRVYQDLENEGLIRTRQGTGTFVAKVEDEARDRQRRNAVMEALESAVDAGLRVHFGEDEIVEMLQEVLRSRREADASAAAPGGEEAQHD; encoded by the coding sequence GTGTGGATTCCGATACAGCTGAACGAACATAGCGCAGAGCCGTTATACCACCAGATCGAGGTGCAGCTTCGCGCGTTCATTGTCAGCGGACAGATGCCGGAGGGCACGATGCTGCCTTCGATACGGGAGCTGGCGCAGCTGACCAAATGCAGCGTCATTACGGTTCGGCGGGTGTATCAGGATTTGGAAAATGAAGGGTTGATCCGCACGAGACAGGGCACGGGCACTTTCGTCGCCAAAGTGGAGGACGAAGCCCGCGACCGCCAGCGCCGCAATGCGGTGATGGAAGCGCTCGAGAGCGCCGTCGATGCGGGGCTTCGCGTGCATTTTGGAGAGGATGAAATCGTGGAGATGCTGCAAGAGGTGCTCCGGAGCAGACGGGAAGCCGATGCTTCGGCTGCAGCTCCAGGCGGGGAGGAGGCGCAACATGATTGA